AACACAAACCCTATCTTTTGTTCTTCAATATAGATAAAGATAATGGTGACCACGCTCAGAATCAGAGAGGTGATGCCTGCAAACTGCATATTCCTGATAAGCAATACCCTCGTTCTTAAATTGGAGATTTGTTTCAAGATTCCCTCATCTTTCGTTTCATCAAAACGGGTCTTTAAATTTCGAATAAGATTGGAAATGGCCACAAACCGAGTTGTATAGGCTACATACAATAAAGAAACCGTAGAAAACAGGATGGCCGGTGTGGTGAGAGTAATTTCCATAACAGCATAACACAAACAATTAAGAATTAGTTCTTAGAATAAAAGAGAGGCAATACGTACCGTTCTTACGAAGATGGTTGCAACAGATTTTCCTCACTGACGATGACTCCATCCTCATCACTGTATACGTATTGTCCGGGTTCAAAGCCGACATTGGCGAAGTTTACGGGTTCATTGACAATTCCGGGATAGCGTTTATGAGATTTAGTCGGGTTGGTATTCAACGCCTTCACGCCTATTTCCATTCCATTCACCACGGCTGAATCCCGGATACAGCCATTAATAATGACACCTTCCCATCCATTCTTGACGGCAGCAGATGCAATTAAATCCCCCAGCAAGGCACACCTCAATGAACCTCCGCCGTCTACGACCAATACTTTCCCTTTTCCATTTTCGTTGCGCAGCATTTCTCCTACCGGGGTATTGTCTTCATGACACTTTACGGTCACAATTTCTCCGTAAAATTTTTTCTTTAATCCATAAGAATGAAAAAGTGGCATGGCGACCTGCACCTTTCCTTCATGCGCATCATACAAATCGGCCGTTGAAAAACTCATATGCTTATAATTTAAGTATGAAATTACAATTTTAACACAAAAAATCCTATTTCAACAAGTAAATACTAAATTTGTCACATGAGCAAACAATGTGCCTCCCATTTAATGATGGTTCGTCCTGCAAGTTTTCAGTTTAATGCAGAAACGGCGTTATCCAATGCCTTTCAGAAAAAATTGGATTCGCTCACACCAGCTCAGATTAATCGGAAGGCCATTGAAGAATTTGACAATTATGTGGCTAAATTGAGAGCCAATCAAATGGATGTGCTGGTTATAGAAGATACGCCGGAGCCACCCAAACCGGACGCTATATTTCCAAACAACTGGATCAGTATGCACCGAAGCGGGCTGATATGTCTGTACCCGATGTGCACACCCAACCGACGATTGGAGATGCGCAAAGACATCCTCAAGATACTGAAACAAAATTTCGTGGTCAAGAATATCAAAGATATGAGTGGTTATTCCAAAGACAACTTATTTCTGGAAGGTACCGGCAGCATTATTCTTGACAAGATCAACAAAGTGGCTTATGCCTGCCTCTCACCCAGAACGGATAGTGACCTGTTCAACGTTCATTGCCATTCACTCGGGTATGAACCCGTCTCTTTTAGCAGTTATGATTCCAACAACACATTGGTTTACCACACCAATGTGATGCTTACTGTCGGAGACGGATTTGCCGTCATCTGCCTGAAAAGTATCAAAAGCTTGACGGAACGAAAATATGTAAGGGAAAAATTAAAAAATACCGGACATGAATTGATTGAAATCAGTTTTGAGCAGATGAATGCATTTGCCGGAAACATGCTTCAGGTAGAAAACAAGGACGGAAAAACATTTTTAATCCTGTCTGAAACCGCATTCCATAGTTTAAACAATCGCCAAATTTCCAAAATTGAAAAATACACCACGATTTTACCCGTTTCCATACCAACCATTGAAACCATCGGAGGCGGCAGTGCCAGGTGTATGATTGCCGAAATCTTTCTGAGCGAAAAATAATTATACTGACTTTGAATTAATAAACAAACCTGAATGCGCCTTCTTCTTTTCTCTGTTATTGCATGGACAATTATTGAAACTCATTGTTTCGCTCAGTCAGCAGCCGGTACCCCGACAATTGCTATTTCGGTAAAGAAAGACAGTATCCTACCCATAGACGCTGATACATTGGAACATACCATATCTGCTACATCAATTGGGCATGATAAAACAACGCTGCTAAAAAGATTCCCTCCCTACCGTGATTCCTTTACAGAAAAAATGGTGCTTCGCAACCAGAATGCGTCTTTTGGACAAAAATTCCTCAGGAGCAGCGGGATGGTTTTCGGAATACAGGTGACCACGTTCTGCCTCCTGCTTGCACTGCCTGAACGCTTCAGTAACTGGGAAAAAAATGGTTTGAAGGAATACCGGCAAAATTTCAGGGATGCCCTTACCAAACCTCCGGTAATAGATAATGACAGCTGGGTAATCAATTATATAGGCCATCCTTATCAGGGCTCCTATTATTATAACTCCACCCGTTCACAAGGTGCCAAAGTTTGGCAGGCAGCATTGGTATGCATCGGACATTCCCTGCTTTGGGAATATACCATAGAGGCAGGCTTTGAGCGTCCCAGCGTACAGGATATGATTGTTACGCCAGCAGCCGGTATTTTACTGGGAGAATTGTTTCATTTTGCAGCTGTTAGAATGAGTAAGAATGGGTTTAAATGGTATGAAGCGGCTTTTGTCAGCATCTTCAATCCGATGTATGCCATCAATAACGGTTTCAGATTTGCAAAAAAATAATTTGCACATATTCATTCCTTTGTGTATATTTGCTATACATAAAACCCGCGCCATCACCTACTTACTTTTTTTAAGATGAGTTTTGCACGGTTTTTATGTAAAAACCCATACTATACCAACTTATAGTAAATGAGAGAAACGTACACCCTGATCCTTGCTCCTGTGGCAAAAATTTTTCGCATAATCTATTCTGTGATTTATGACATGTGCCTATTTGGGCGCCCAATATTAATGGGATTTGCAGCCCTTATAATACATCAACATGCATCTGCTCAATGTATGACTTATAGCATACCCATAACCCAACGCATTGAAAACAGCCGGTATATCGTAAAAGGAAAAGTATACAAACAAATGACCTATAAGGATTCTAAAGGGAATATTTACACCCTGAATGTATTGGATGTTTCTAGGATGCTGAAGGGCAATACCTCTGTCCATGAAATTGGCATCATTACGTTAGGCGGAGAGTTCGGTCATGAAATGCAGTTATCCTATCCATCTCTGCAGTTAAATACCGAAAAAGAATATCTCTTTTTTGTAGAAGACGATAACCATACCATTGACCATAAAGAAATCAGGTCACTCTACCCCTCCATGATACAATCGAACGTGTATGCAGAATCACAGGGGGCCTTACCTTATGAAAATGGTTATTATCAGGATGCCGCGGGGAAACATGAGTATATTGAAGAAAAATCCCTTTTTGATTTAATTCAAAAATCAGATACCGGGAATATAGTGACTACAACAATACAGCCGGTCAGAAGATTGGGTCAAAATAGCTCTATAGCCAATGCCGCCGTTATCACTTCCGTTTCACCGAACGTCACTAAAGCAGGTACCGTTGCCGCAGGAGATTATATCACCATCACAGGATCAGGATTTGGAGCAACGCAAGGCGCCAATCATGTCAGTTTCCTGAATGCAGATGACGGTGGTGCCAGCTGGATTAATCCTATCGCTTCGGATTATCTTTCCTGGTCAGACGGCAGCATTACGGTAAAAGTACCCGAACGTGCAGGCAGCGGGAATATTAATGTTGCCGGTTCACTGTCTGCTTCACCTATTTCTGTCGGGTATGCTCATTCTGCCATCAGTTCTACTTTCAGCGGATTTGGTTCCAGTACAAGGCAGCGATACTACCTGCGTGATAAAAATGGCAGTGGCGGTTATACGTTTTCACTGAATTCCACTTCCGGATTTTCCGCCAATGCAACAGCAGTCAATACATTACAGGATGCTATGGATACCTGGACATGTAACACATCCATTAACTGGATTCTTGGTTCTAGCACCACCACCGGATTTGGTAATGACGGCGAAAATGTCGTATTATTTGACAATACACTGCCTGCAGGCGTTCTGGGAAGATTGACCAGCAGATTTTCAGCGAGTTCGACTGGTGCCTGCAATACCACCAATACCGTCTGGTGGGTCAATGAACTGGATTTACAAGTCAGGCCGGACCCTCCTACCGCAGGAACATCATGGGAATACGGTCCCAGCTCACCAATTTCCACAGAATATGACATGGAAACGCTTTTGCTGCATGAACTGGGACACGCTCACGGGCTGGGGCATCGAATTGCACCGGGACAGACGATGCATTACGCCATGAGCAACGGGTCATCTGCCCGAAGTTTGGACACCAACGAAATCAGGGCCGGTCAGGAAAAAATAGCCTATTCCATCGCATCTACCTGTTTTGACCCTTCAGGATCAGGCGGACCTATGGTTGCGTATAGCTGCTCATTTTTACTGCCTGTAGAACTGATTGTTTTTGAAGGGGAAAAAGTAAACTCAACCGTACTGCTTCACTGGGCAACGGCCAGCGAGCAAAATAACCAGCAGTTCATTATTGAAAGAAGCAAAGATGCCATTCATTTTGAACCTATAGGAACGATTGCCGGTGCAGGCAACTCAAACAGGATACTAAACTACACCTTTACCGACAATCAGACACTTGAAGGCATTTGCTATTACAGGCTCAGACAAAGGGACTTTGACGGTAAAATTTCCTATTCAAACATTATACGGATAATATTTGAACCGGAGCAAAATTTCATTATGCAAATCAACCCGAATCCGGCGTTTGAAAATATCAATCTGTTGTTCAATTCTGCCAACAGGGAAGAAGGTTCTATCCATATATATGAGATAAGCGGAAAGCGTGTATTTTCAGAACAGTTTTCTTTTCAGGAAGGAATCAACAGAAGAGAAATAGATATCAGTAGTTTTGCAAAGGGTGTATATTTCATCGAAATTAACACCGGAGTAAAAAGTTACAGGAACAAGCTGGTAAAATACTAATCTTATTATTTAAAATTCTTCCACATCATGCTCTCCATAGGTTTGGGTGTTCGTTGGTTATATTTTGCGGATGATTTTTTGTTGTAGGCATTTTCAATTTCCCCCTGAACGACAAAATAGATGAGCTGCCCAACGGGCATGCCTGCATAAATCCGAACAGGCTGAATACAGGAAATTTCCAAGGTCCAGTGGTTGCAAAATCCGACATCTCCTTTACCGGCAGTCGCGTGAATATCAATCCCCAGCCTGCCCATAGAGGATTTGCCTTCCAGAAAAGGGACATGAGCATGGGTTTCCGTATATTCCTCGGTGGAACCAAGATACAAGACACCCGGTTCCAGGACGTAACCGTCTTCCGGTATCTCAAAATGATGTATGGTATTGTGTTTCCGAGCATCCAGCAGCTGAGTGTTGTAAGTGGCCAGGAATCTGCTCAAATGAACGTCATACGAATTGGTACCCAGACACTCCGGGCGGTAAGGTTCAATCAGGATAGTGCCTTTTTGAATTTCCAGTAAAATCTCTTTGTCGGATAAAATCATGGAGCAAAAATACAAACGAAATAATGAAACAT
The genomic region above belongs to Sphingobacteriales bacterium and contains:
- a CDS encoding DUF3943 domain-containing protein; translation: MRLLLFSVIAWTIIETHCFAQSAAGTPTIAISVKKDSILPIDADTLEHTISATSIGHDKTTLLKRFPPYRDSFTEKMVLRNQNASFGQKFLRSSGMVFGIQVTTFCLLLALPERFSNWEKNGLKEYRQNFRDALTKPPVIDNDSWVINYIGHPYQGSYYYNSTRSQGAKVWQAALVCIGHSLLWEYTIEAGFERPSVQDMIVTPAAGILLGELFHFAAVRMSKNGFKWYEAAFVSIFNPMYAINNGFRFAKK
- the rraA gene encoding ribonuclease E activity regulator RraA, whose translation is MSFSTADLYDAHEGKVQVAMPLFHSYGLKKKFYGEIVTVKCHEDNTPVGEMLRNENGKGKVLVVDGGGSLRCALLGDLIASAAVKNGWEGVIINGCIRDSAVVNGMEIGVKALNTNPTKSHKRYPGIVNEPVNFANVGFEPGQYVYSDEDGVIVSEENLLQPSS
- a CDS encoding DUF2721 domain-containing protein, which gives rise to MEITLTTPAILFSTVSLLYVAYTTRFVAISNLIRNLKTRFDETKDEGILKQISNLRTRVLLIRNMQFAGITSLILSVVTIIFIYIEEQKIGFVLFGLSLLFLVYSMLLAAREIWISVHSLNIELDSIQELKKEEMDEGLLISHNFRKITKATKGLFEHHKEE
- a CDS encoding T9SS type A sorting domain-containing protein, translating into MTYSIPITQRIENSRYIVKGKVYKQMTYKDSKGNIYTLNVLDVSRMLKGNTSVHEIGIITLGGEFGHEMQLSYPSLQLNTEKEYLFFVEDDNHTIDHKEIRSLYPSMIQSNVYAESQGALPYENGYYQDAAGKHEYIEEKSLFDLIQKSDTGNIVTTTIQPVRRLGQNSSIANAAVITSVSPNVTKAGTVAAGDYITITGSGFGATQGANHVSFLNADDGGASWINPIASDYLSWSDGSITVKVPERAGSGNINVAGSLSASPISVGYAHSAISSTFSGFGSSTRQRYYLRDKNGSGGYTFSLNSTSGFSANATAVNTLQDAMDTWTCNTSINWILGSSTTTGFGNDGENVVLFDNTLPAGVLGRLTSRFSASSTGACNTTNTVWWVNELDLQVRPDPPTAGTSWEYGPSSPISTEYDMETLLLHELGHAHGLGHRIAPGQTMHYAMSNGSSARSLDTNEIRAGQEKIAYSIASTCFDPSGSGGPMVAYSCSFLLPVELIVFEGEKVNSTVLLHWATASEQNNQQFIIERSKDAIHFEPIGTIAGAGNSNRILNYTFTDNQTLEGICYYRLRQRDFDGKISYSNIIRIIFEPEQNFIMQINPNPAFENINLLFNSANREEGSIHIYEISGKRVFSEQFSFQEGINRREIDISSFAKGVYFIEINTGVKSYRNKLVKY
- a CDS encoding amidinotransferase encodes the protein MSKQCASHLMMVRPASFQFNAETALSNAFQKKLDSLTPAQINRKAIEEFDNYVAKLRANQMDVLVIEDTPEPPKPDAIFPNNWISMHRSGLICLYPMCTPNRRLEMRKDILKILKQNFVVKNIKDMSGYSKDNLFLEGTGSIILDKINKVAYACLSPRTDSDLFNVHCHSLGYEPVSFSSYDSNNTLVYHTNVMLTVGDGFAVICLKSIKSLTERKYVREKLKNTGHELIEISFEQMNAFAGNMLQVENKDGKTFLILSETAFHSLNNRQISKIEKYTTILPVSIPTIETIGGGSARCMIAEIFLSEK
- a CDS encoding dCTP deaminase — translated: MILSDKEILLEIQKGTILIEPYRPECLGTNSYDVHLSRFLATYNTQLLDARKHNTIHHFEIPEDGYVLEPGVLYLGSTEEYTETHAHVPFLEGKSSMGRLGIDIHATAGKGDVGFCNHWTLEISCIQPVRIYAGMPVGQLIYFVVQGEIENAYNKKSSAKYNQRTPKPMESMMWKNFK